In one Oryza glaberrima chromosome 2, OglaRS2, whole genome shotgun sequence genomic region, the following are encoded:
- the LOC127761685 gene encoding BAG family molecular chaperone regulator 1-like, translating to MIKLRYSKRLFKRSCSSSKATACVGGGGGAGEIGWEVRPGGMLVQKREGRGGEEVILVRVSTGFAWHDVSIAATSTFGELKVRLSMVTGLEPREQRLLFRGKEKEDTDHLHMVGVRDKDKVLLLEDPALKDMKVRAALAAARVMQSPCQPFIQV from the exons ATGATCAAGCTGAGGTACTCCAAGAGGCTGTTCAAGAGGAGCTGCTCCTCGTCGAAGGCGACTGCTtgtgtcggtggcggcggcggcgcgggggagatAGGGTGGGAGGTGAGGCCGGGAGGGATGCTGGTGCagaagagggaggggagaggcggcgaggaggtgatCTTGGTGAGGGTGTCCACTGGCTTCGCCTGGCACGACGTGTCCATTGCTGCGACCTCCACATTCG GTGAGCTGAAGGTGAGGTTGTCCATGGTGACAGGGCTAGAGCCCAGGGAGCAGAGGCTGCTGTTTAGGGGCAAGGAAAAGGAGGATACCGATCACCTCCACATGGTTGGGGTGAGGGACAAGGACAAGGTCCTCCTCCTCGAGGACCCTGCCCTTAAGGACATGAAGGTCCGGGCCGCCCTCGCAGCAGCCCGGGTCATGCAGAGCCCGTGCCAGCCTTTTATCCAAGTCTAA
- the LOC127762770 gene encoding uncharacterized membrane protein At3g27390-like → MEPPSGIRASAWSFFKFLPFFLGLLLLGIIKGALLFPWAWLIMMIGISALVLGLWPMHVIWTYYCIIRSKLVGPVVKLLLLVAASVILVLWLIVGIVGSVLIGVVYGFLTPVMATFDAVGEGKERPLYHCFVDGTWSTITGSCTVVRDLKDLLLHSYFSIMDDLRFHAPPGGEPYEIRVLDIPGALFVAACGFLVDGIMFTLIAFYKFPVMLFKGWKRLIEDLVGREGPFLETACVPFAGLAILLWPFAVFGAFLASIISSIPLGAFAAVVVYQESSLIMGLNYVISSVAIFDEYTNDVLDMAPGSCFPRFKYRKNEASTEGGSLSRPASFKDKQDGKKAPSRVTSFKGSFDEFNPFKLLDHLFEECKHRGEVLVAEGVITPKDIEETKSGKIGIGVLNVGLPAYVILHALIRSAKANSDGLILSDGSEITSDNRPKNTIFDWFFDPLMVIKEQIKAQNFTEEEEAYLKKRVLLTSDPKRLKEVVPHLPSSLNERKQAEIDALSRRLQGITRSISRYPTAKRRFDDLVRSLSEELERTMGGSQSGSVSQMQKLRSGISRMLSQRSMGKRTSNRGDDREAQLTIDP, encoded by the exons ATGGAGCCGCCGTCTGGGATTCGGGCATCTGCCTGGAGCTTCTTCAAGTTCCTACCTTTCTTCCTTGGCCTTCTCCTCCTGGGGATCATCAAAG GTGCTTTGCTCTTCCCATGGGCATGGCTTATCATGATGATCGGAATCTCTGCACTCGTTCTTGGCTTATGGCCTATGCATGTGATCTGGACATACTACTGCATCATCAG ATCCAAGCTTGTCGGGCCTGTTGTAAAGCTGCTTCTTCTTGTCGCTGCATCTGTGATTTTAGTCTTATGGCTCATTGTCGGGATCGTGGGAAGTGTCCTAATTGGTGTGGTGTATGGTTTTCTCACTCCAGTAATGGCCACATTTGATGCAGttggagaaggaaaagaaagaccaCTATACCACTGTTTTGTG GATGGAACATGGAGTACTATAACAGGAAGCTGTACAGTAGTTAGGGACCTGAAAGATTTATTATTGCATTCATATTTTTCAATAATGGATGACCTTCGTTTTCATGCACCTCCTGGAGGAGAGCCATATGAAATAAg AGTGCTTGACATTCCTGGTGCATTATTCGTTGCTGCGTGTGGATTTCTAGTGGATGGAATAATGTTCACACTAATTGCCTTCTACAAGTTCCCTGTGATGCTTTTCAAAGGATGGAAGCGGCTGATCGAAGACTTAGTTGGCAGGGAAGGACCTTTCCTGGAGACAGCTTGTGTGCCATTTGCTGGTCTTGCTATTCTTCTGTGGCCATTTGCTGTTTTTGGAGCTTTTCTAGCCTCCATCATCTCCAGTATTCCTTTAGGTGCTTTTGCTGCTGTTGTGGTTTATCAG GAATCCTCGCTTATCATGGGACTAAATTATGTAATATCATCAGTGGCCATCTTTGATGAATATACAAATGATGTGCTTGACATGGCACCAGGATCCTGCTTTCCCAG GTTTAAATACCGGAAAAATGAAGCTTCGACAGAGGGTGGTTCGTTATCAAGGCCTGCCTCATTTAAGGACAAGCAAGACGGGAAGAAAGCTCCATCACGTGTTACATCGTTTAAGGGCAGCTTTGATGAGTTCAATCCATTTAAG TTGCTAGATCACCTGTTTGAGGAGTGTAAGCACCGTGGAGAGGTTCTGGTTGCTGAAGGAGTGATAACACCAAAAGACATTGAAGAAACAAAGTCAGGAAAAATCGGGATTGGAGTACTTAATGTTGGTTTGCCGGCATATGTTATTCTTCACGCACTCATTAGATCTGCAAAAGCTAATTCTGATGGCCTAATTTTAA GTGATGGTTCTGAAATAACATCTGATAACAGGCCTAAGAACACAATCTTTGATTGGTTCTTTGATCCTCTGATGGTCATCAAAGAGCAAATAAAAGCCCAGAATTTTACAGAAGAGGAAGAAGCATACCTCAAGAAGCGAGTGCTGCTGACCAGTGATCCGAAGCGCCTCAAAGAGGTTGTTCCTCATCTGCCATCATCACTGAATGAGCGAAAACAAGCTGAAATCGACGCACTTTCCCGGAG ATTGCAAGGAATCACAAGGTCGATATCAAGGTACCCAACGGCCAAGCGTCGTTTCGACGACCTTGTCAGATCACTCTCGGAAGAGCTCGAGAGGACAATGGGTGGCAGCCAATCTGGCAGTGTGTCCCAGATGCAGAAACTGAGAAGCGGCATCAGCCGAATGCTCAGCCAGAGATCCATGGGGAAGAGGACGAGCAACCGTGGTGATGATCGGGAGGCGCAGTTGACAATTGATCCCTAA